Part of the Labrenzia sp. PHM005 genome is shown below.
CCTGGTTCTGGTTCCGGTTCAGATCTACAACTTCATCGAAACGATGAACAACGTGGAGAGCGCGGAAGCTGCTGGTGATCACTACCCGGTTGCTGCCTGCCAGATCACCGATGGTGCCGGTACTATGATCGGTGCTCTGTTTGGCTCGCCGTTCCCGACCACCGCCTACATCGGTCATCCGGCCTACAAGCGCATGGGGGCACATTCCGGTTACATCATCGGTGTTGGGATTGTCATTCCGCTCGCAGCCCTGTTCGGTTTCCTGGCTTTCTTGAGCAATCTGATCCCGGTTGCCGCTGCTGCTCCGGTTCTGGTGTTTGTCGCGCTTAGCCTGATCACCAACACGGCTCATGCGGTTAAGGTTGAGCACATGGCGGCTGTTACTATCGCAATGATGCCGCATGTGTCGGCGTTCCTGGTCATCAAGTGGGGGTCTTTGATGGGGGCGCTCAATGCGACCGGTGCACAAGAAGTCCTGCCACTTGGGTCGCCTGAACTGACTGCTGCATTGCTTCAGCAAGGCGCGCATTATGCCGGCCATCTGGCGCTCAGTCAGGGCGCGATCCTTACCGGCCTGATTTGGGGCGCGATTGTCGCCAGTGTCATCGATGGCAAGTTCCGGATTGCTGCAGGATTTGCATTCGCCGCCTTTGTGATGTCGTCGGTTGGCGTGGTTCATTCTGCGACGCTGCATATGCCGGAATTCGGTGCCGTTAGCCTTGGATACCTGATCGCGGCCGCGTTCCTGGTCATCTATCCGATCTTCCACAAGGAAGAGGCGATTGTTCCGGAAACGGATGGTCTTGTGCAGCCGCAGGCCACTCCGGGCGAATAACAACTTAAATCCAAACACCCGACGGGGCGGCTTGGCCGCCCCGACAAAAACGAAAATAGGATGCTGTGACCATGCACTCTGACCGTTTGATGCTCCGTGGCCGCCTTCTGACCTTTAATTCAGAGCCTCAAAGCGCGGAGGACACGTCCTCCTATGATTACATCGAGGATGGGGCGCTCCTTGTTGAAAACGGGCATATCGTTGCCCGCGGCGAATTCAGCGATCTGATTGTAGATGCGACGGGAGTCGAAATCGTCGATCACCGGCCGCATCTTATCATGGCCGGGTTCATCGATACGCACATTCATTTTCCCCAAGTGCAGGTGATTGCGTCTTGGGGCGCGCAGCTTCTCGATTGGCTGAACACCTACACTTTCCCGGAAGAAACCCGTTTTGCCAACGAAGGCCACGCCGCTTCTATGGCCTGCCGGTTCTTTGATCTCCTGACAAATCATGGCACTACCACCTCGGTTGCTTATTGTTCGGTCCATAAGGGCTCGGCAAATGCTTATTTTGAAGAGGCCGAACAGCGCAATATGCGGGTGATCGGCGGCAAGGTTCTGATGGACCGCAACGCTCCGGACGGCCTGCGAGACACCCCAAAAAGCGGCTATGACGACACCAAGGAATTGATTGCCAAGTGGCACGGTAAAGGCCGGGCGAGTTATGCAATCACACCGCGGTTTGCAATCACGTCAACGCCGGAGCAAATGGAAATGGCGGGGGCTTTGGCCGCTGAGCATTCGGACTGTTTCGTGCAGACGCATTTGTCTGAAAACAAGAACGAGATTGCTTACACCCTGGAGCTTTATCCCTGGGCGCGCGATTATCTCGATGTCTACCAGAACTATGGCCTTTTGAGTGATAAGATGCTGCTCGGCCACTCGATCCATCTGGAACCTCGGGAAATTGCCGTGATGGCTGAAACCGGCTCCCGGCCTGTGTTCTGTCCGACCTCAAACCTGTTCCTGGGCAGCGGCCTCTTCAACGAAGAGAAGATGCGTGAGAATGGGATTGTCAGTGGCATTGCGACCGATATTGGTGCCGGAACCAGCTACTCCATGCTGCAAACGCTGAACGAGGGATACAAGATCCTGCAGCTTCAGGACCAGAAGCTTCATCCGCTGCGCGCGTTCCACTGGATGACCCGTGGCAATGCGGTGGCGCTTGGCCTGGAAGACAAAATTGGCACGCTCGACGTGGGAACAGAGGCTGATATCGTTGTTCTGAATTCCAGGGCAACGGATGCCATGGCGCTCAGGATGGAGCGGGCATCTACATTGTCTGAAGAACTCTTTATCCTGCAGATGCTCGGCGACGACCGCTCAGTTGAGGAGGTTTATGTCGCTGGCCAAGCCCAAAAATCCGGCCGCCGCTGTACTGATACGCGGCAACAGGAGAAGGTGCTTGAACTCGCTTAGATTAAGAGTTCG
Proteins encoded:
- a CDS encoding xanthine/uracil/vitamin C permease — protein: MRVGSFDYKLFSRGDFSAFWALFTDNLVNLMVLGGICQFVFQMPAEIVYGRIVPGAAVAILAGVAVYVLLARRAAAEHGRDVTALPYGISTPVMFVYLFGVIGPIYWSTNDPVLAWQVGIGAGFLGGIVAALGAIIGPWLKKVTPRAGMLGTLCGIALVFIGTVPLATVFENPFIGFASMIIILWGLVGRFRLPFNIPAGLLALIIGTAVALMIGQSSFSFEGVGFYPPLPYFGDLLAGIQHLFAHPELFLVLVPVQIYNFIETMNNVESAEAAGDHYPVAACQITDGAGTMIGALFGSPFPTTAYIGHPAYKRMGAHSGYIIGVGIVIPLAALFGFLAFLSNLIPVAAAAPVLVFVALSLITNTAHAVKVEHMAAVTIAMMPHVSAFLVIKWGSLMGALNATGAQEVLPLGSPELTAALLQQGAHYAGHLALSQGAILTGLIWGAIVASVIDGKFRIAAGFAFAAFVMSSVGVVHSATLHMPEFGAVSLGYLIAAAFLVIYPIFHKEEAIVPETDGLVQPQATPGE
- the guaD gene encoding guanine deaminase; protein product: MHSDRLMLRGRLLTFNSEPQSAEDTSSYDYIEDGALLVENGHIVARGEFSDLIVDATGVEIVDHRPHLIMAGFIDTHIHFPQVQVIASWGAQLLDWLNTYTFPEETRFANEGHAASMACRFFDLLTNHGTTTSVAYCSVHKGSANAYFEEAEQRNMRVIGGKVLMDRNAPDGLRDTPKSGYDDTKELIAKWHGKGRASYAITPRFAITSTPEQMEMAGALAAEHSDCFVQTHLSENKNEIAYTLELYPWARDYLDVYQNYGLLSDKMLLGHSIHLEPREIAVMAETGSRPVFCPTSNLFLGSGLFNEEKMRENGIVSGIATDIGAGTSYSMLQTLNEGYKILQLQDQKLHPLRAFHWMTRGNAVALGLEDKIGTLDVGTEADIVVLNSRATDAMALRMERASTLSEELFILQMLGDDRSVEEVYVAGQAQKSGRRCTDTRQQEKVLELA